acggtattcccacgggtgtcgccttaccttagcccgggactgtttgcgccttttggcacacgtatatgacagtgtcgctagcatccatatgataaggagcccgggctgacatgggtagtcgtaaacccaaagtggcacagacttacagggacaggcatccatgacccagcatcgaacgtgtcggtcatcagcgagtgaatccaggctgtagcactgggctagcaggactccggtgaaccgggctgtagcgggctaacaggactccggtaattcatcgcgtgacatttccccgaagggacagacataggaacgaagaaggacacatgccggccagcctaagtgttccggagcagtagcaaggctaccatggctcagtggaaacactaggagacatttccccggtaagagaggctactaaagataaacaactagatggtcagatcccacacataccaagcatttcaataacatacacacaatatgctcgatatgtgcaaatacaacatggcatcacaacatgactctacgactcaagtaatttattcaataggctccgaggagcgagatattacaaacatgggtctcatgacccaacaatcagagcatacagatcaaagcacaagcggaagctatcatgtctgagtacagacatctataaatgaaaaaggctgagaagcctgactatctaccaatcctgccgaggcacaagatcgtagctgaggtaacaagctaaacgtcgaagtccacgcgaaactactagtgagaccgaagtctctctgcaaaaacataaaataggcaaacgtgagtacaaatgtacccagcaagacttacatcagaactatctacatatgcatcattatcaacaaagggatggtggggtttaactgcagcaagccagctttgactcggtggctatcctgaactacgactgcaataactcttttgaggtggcgcacacgagtccacatattcaccatatcaatacaccactatggatccgctcccgtctccctacgagaacgccatccatagcactcacgcttatcttgcgtattttagagtatccactttcacttgtctatgaactgatataagcaacccagaagtccttttccgcggacacggctattcgaatagatgatgttaaccctgcaggggtgtacttcttcacacacgctctcaccacttaccgccgtttacacgacatgtactcggcaaccttcaagcggaagcccaacgtgggtgtcggccacggcctgcctaaacactcaagtctctagtccaggtttatcgcctattcgggttccatccatgaggagatccggccggagtttcactcacagccccaaacgatgtgaacagggttcccgagacaccaaacgggcgcccggtacaccgtgccacgtgcctaccgcatcacagcccacccctacggtcagcgctgcgcacggcctccagcatactacaaacaccagaaactacttgcaactcctggacagaggacaagggtgattaagaagccgagagggtccattggtttcgggcccaatgcgtggtagtagctgaatcatggatcacaaacacagaactcagttcctgaggacggctgcaatgagacaatccaccatgtactcctacatggcctctcaccgctacctttaccaaatcgtgttcacacgcttagctcacacacagtaggacatgttcacacacctctgattcatcccggatgaatcagacctgactcaactctaagcagtagtaggcatgacaaacaagcatgaatgagtaggcacatcagggctcaaacaactcctactcatgctagtgggtttcatctaattactgtggaatgacaggtcatgcagaggataaaggggttcagctaccgcagcaagtaacagatgaatcgatgttgtcctaatgcagtaaaagagagcaggagcaagagagtgggattgtatcggaatgaacaagggggttttgcttgcctggcacttctgaagataacattgagtcttcatcagtgtcaacgatcacaacgtcggaacatcgtctaccgggagggaacagataccggcaacaaggaagaaatacaatcaatgcaatgcacaatatggtgcatgctcatgacatggcaatatgaatgtgttttgagctaatgcaactagcaacagattaaatgaagttggtttgaatacaagattcaaattcaaactccatatgtgattatttaaatgccctttgtatgacttgtgctaaacagcagctataagttgttctaacatgcatgaaaatggtacagatggattccttaaatttttctgataatttttcatatataaattatttaatttggagttacggttgaatttctatgaattttagaagttttaggcattttctggaactaataaatcatttaagaattatttaaattccagaaaacatttactgcgtcagcagtgcgtcaccgtgacgtcagcaggtcaacagacgctgctgctggtcaaacctgacgtgtgggggccacacgtcagtgacacagggttgtttaactcactgacaggtgggaccggtcaacggccacgtcagctaggtcaactccgacgcgtggggccattgtggttaacttaaactaaacagggattaaaccgtggttagttaagggcgtggggcccatatgtcatcgacacgTGACACTGACTAAACGCAATTAGCACCtaagctaatggtgccacgtcagccaccggagaccagccggcggcgaccacaggacacggcgggggcacgccggacttacgctagaggcgtcagcttggcgcgctgagggcaccaggggatggcccttgctctcgcgcatccagaggaccaagtgggaggtcgtggggtcgccggaactcatgccggcgacgagctttggcggcgatggtgttcggtggtgctcgggcgcgtcgctacggtgcatcggtgagcaaatggagaggctgggcagcacctgctagacatggggagcactaagagcagcacagtgaggccaggggagcatggaggctatgcgtgcagcagcaatggcggacggtggcttcggtgctcgtggggaacggcgctacggtacggaggagagcatgctgagttaggggagaaggtcagtggctcacggcgatgacgaggggacgctcggcgaggtcggggacggtccggagccgacgaatttgacgaagatggccggcggtcccgaggttgaagaagacatcgtgggcggtgttgcggcacgtccggggccttgtggctcggtggggagaaggagggggtcgaggcggagctcgtgggtgtgtcggagaggctcgggggtggcggtggccgcgagggagctcgtcggtggcggcggctccgttcgatccgggcgagagagagggaacagaggagagaggggatgcagcgggggagggagaggagcgaggggacacgaggcctcgtcgtggcgttgctagggaggccgggggaagcaggaggtggccgggaagcatgaggtggccgaggcctctcgggcgcgcgccacgcctcgcctctgttcgtcctcctggcagaggaggaagaggacaagggggaggaggtgggctgggccggtcagatggagctgggccaggtaagtggcgccaggtaagtggcccaggtggctttctgctctgttttatttttttcttctgttttgttttatttaatttattttgccactgttttgaatttaaaataattcaaacaatgccaaaaactcctctgaatattttatattgctagatggacttttccaaaagcttataaaatatttcaggggtatttgaaattatattctaattatatgaatataattcaaattcaaatagctaatgaattaaatccaaagtcccaaaaataaatccttaaaaatgttcaatattttggttgggaccagaacccttaccaaaaattatcaaacatttaagaagagcattttggagcaatgaatgagatttctagggtttttgcccctcttttatttaagtttttgaggctttcaaaattcctcagttcaagtttcgaaaatatagacatgatgcacacatgaagctagcctagagcactaccagcagctagggatgtgacaattttcAATAGTTGATGTAAAATATATCGCCAAATTGTTTcgagtaaaatttacatcaccaaagaAATGATTTTTACCATCATAAAAAACCTTCAACTCCAACAGATAATGTAAAATAAGTGTTGCAAAATACATCACGGTTGTCGTCTTGCGGGTGTCTTATTTGCATTATCTGTTGGAGCACTTGATGATGTAAAAAATAGAATTTGGTGATGCAAATTTTGCTCCAGACCTGTGATCCATGTAAAAATATGCTCGAGAGCATAAGTGATGCAAATTTATACCACTTGATGACCTATTTTACATCACGCCCTATCTCCCTAGTAAAAATATTTGCATCTACATTATTTATTGGAGCAGCGTTTTTATCCTCTCGTGATGTAAAAAGTGGTCCtgatctattttacatcatctaatTGAGATGTTCTAAATAACCCAAAATTAATTCATGCCACTCGGTCTGGATCTATCTTTCAACAGAAGAAGAGACACACAATTTACAGTATTCCCGATTGGGAAAAAGCTTGATCAAGAATTAAACTGGTATATCACTACAATATACATCCTCCCTGTGTTTTCTCAATCAAGCTCTACATCTACGAAAATAAAGCGCACCGCTGGAAACGAATTAGGAAAACAAAGTCCTTGACAGTATGACGAGTCACAGATAAAAGTGTggagcaggggggggggggggggggggggggggtacgggtTTCACATGGACGCGCGACGTCCGGCGGAGATCATCTGAGCGTCAAGATGTGGAGGTTGATGAGCACCGGcgtgacgaggacgacgacgagcgCGATGCCGCCGAGGACGGCGAAGCACATCCATTTGCGGGTGTCCTTCTGGATCTCGTGCGCCTGCTCCAGCTCGACGGTGCCCCGGCGCACGAAGGAGCTGGCGTGCGCGACGTGGCTCTCGATGTCGTTGAGCTGGTgcccctgcgcctccaccagcgcCGCCATGTCTTGGAACACCTGGTGCAGATCCATGAGGCTGCGCTCGATGTCCTTGACGGCGTCGCTCCGCTCCTGGATCTCCGAGATGGTGTCCATCACCTGCCCGCGCCCCTGGTCCTGGATCGCCTTCTGCAGGAACGACTCGCTCTCCCCGGACGAGATGAGCGAGTCGATCGTGCTCTCCTCCGCGTGCTCGCCCGTCACCGTGAAGTACCGCCGCGCCACCGTCTCCTTGTACTCCGCCGCCATCTTCGCCCTCAGCCCCTGCGCAGAGTAGAGCATGCACCGGCAACGCCGGCCACAGGTTCTCGTCATTCATGCACGTACACTCACGCCCGAGGCGCGCAATGCAAGCATGTTTGGACGGATCAAATTACCTGGAAGTCGTCCATGATATCCTTGAGCTTCTTGCCGAGGCCGGCGACGACGGAGGTGCGGGTTCGGTCGACGGAGGACCCGGGGCCCCAGTCGGGCGCCTTGCGGGAGTTGGCGTTGTCGCTCTTGAGCGCCTCGAGCTTGGCCTTGACGGCCTTGGCGCGCTTGAGCACCTGCTCGACGTCGCCGTCCATGCGGGAGCGGAGGGCCTTGATGGTGCGGGCGTCGTGCGCCGTCTTGGTCTCCTCGTTGGTGGACTGCAGCCGCTTGTGCAGGGTCTCGAAGCCCTTTAAGTCCTCCTTCACGGCCTCCACGTCCGAGAAGAACTGGTCCAGGTTCGCCCCGTTCATGCCGCCGGCCTCCATGTCGGCCGCCGACGTCTCCGGGTTCGCGTCCGCATACTTCTTGAACGAGCTCGACGAGAAAAGGTCGTTCATCTTGGACGCTAATTAACGGAGTGCGCAGCCCAGAACGCCGATCAAAACGCGGCGAGAGCTGAGCGCACGCACGGCAAGGCGGATCGTGGGACACTGGGAGGGGATTGAATTTGGAAGAATGGCAATGGCTTGCCTTCCCTGGAAGGCGTAGGTCCAAGAAACGAGCAATCGATCATCAAGTGTTGTGAAGAAAGGAAGGTCTCCCTCTCCCGTAGGAGggattctctctctctccctatttGTGGCAGCATGGCATGGACGGCTTCTCCTTGTCTTCCCGGGGTCTTCGTCTAGTCATTTTTACCACCGGTGACTTCTTTGTTGCTAGCGCcacttatatactccctccgttcctttatctaAGGTGCATTTTTTCCAGCTCGGTGACCAAGGCAGCAATTTTTGGAGCATCTGGGACAATACTACCCCTGGTATTAGCTTAGCGTTGGAAATCAATTAGGTGAGCTTCCATTGATTTGGCCGCTGCATGCAGATACGCTGCCGGCCTTGCATGGCACATGCAATCCCCGTATCCCAAGAAATCAGCGATGCAAATAACTCTGTTGCCTCCTATAGGAAAATGAGCTCGCGCGACAGAGAGAAAAAGGGAGGGAAGTCACTTGGCGCCAACAGAATGCAGATTTTAAAATATGTTCTCGTGTACAAAATGAGTCAACTCCCCATGGTTTTCTTCATTTCCCCCTTCTTCCAGTACTTGGCCAACAGAAAACATGGTTGATCTAGACTTGCATCTAGCACCTAATTGGGATTCAATTGAGGAGAACGAAGACCGGGCCTGTGATCTTGGATACGACTATGACTGGCTAGCTTCCGATGACTCCGAGACGGTATG
The sequence above is drawn from the Triticum aestivum cultivar Chinese Spring chromosome 7A, IWGSC CS RefSeq v2.1, whole genome shotgun sequence genome and encodes:
- the LOC123152473 gene encoding syntaxin-124, translated to MNDLFSSSSFKKYADANPETSAADMEAGGMNGANLDQFFSDVEAVKEDLKGFETLHKRLQSTNEETKTAHDARTIKALRSRMDGDVEQVLKRAKAVKAKLEALKSDNANSRKAPDWGPGSSVDRTRTSVVAGLGKKLKDIMDDFQGLRAKMAAEYKETVARRYFTVTGEHAEESTIDSLISSGESESFLQKAIQDQGRGQVMDTISEIQERSDAVKDIERSLMDLHQVFQDMAALVEAQGHQLNDIESHVAHASSFVRRGTVELEQAHEIQKDTRKWMCFAVLGGIALVVVLVTPVLINLHILTLR